ACAACTTCACCGCCGCGGAGGAGCACTTCGGCCGCCGCGTCTGGGTCTCGCGCAAGGGGGCCATCCGGGCCACGGCGGGCGAGCCCGGGCTCATCCCGGGATCCATGGGCACCGCCTCCTACGTGGTGGCCGGCCGGGGCAACGCGATGTCCCTGGACTCCGCACCGCACGGGGCGGGCCGGGCCTACTCCCGCTCGGCCGCCCGCCGCCGGTTCACCCGCCGGCAGCTGCGCGAGGCGATGGCCGGCATCGAGTACCGGGACACCGAGGCCTTCCTCGACGAGATCCCGGCCGCCTACAAGCCCATCGACCGGGTGATGGCGGACGCCGCCGACCTCGTCTCCGTCCGCCACACGCTGCGCCAGCTCGTCAACGTCAAGGGCGACTGAGGGCGCGGGGCCGACGGCCGGGCCGGCGCGCCGCACCGGCCGTCCGTCCGTCCCGCCGCACCGGTCCGCCCCTGCCCCCCCGCCCGCGGCGCTCATGCCGCCGCCGGCAGCGGCATGAGGTCCCAGAGGATGCAGAACGCCCCGTCCGGGGCGCCCATCACCGTCCGGTAGTAGGCCCAGGACCAGGCGGGCGCCCCGTTGGAGTCCGGCGGCGCCACGGGGCAGTCGCCCGGGTGCAGCCACGCGCCGTCCACGCAGATGAAGTCCAGGTACTCGGCCACGGACCCGTCGCGCGGCGGCTGCAGCGACTCCCGGAGGTCCTCGGCCGTGGCCACCCCGTACAGCTCGGTGGCCTCAGGGTCCAGCACGAGCCCGCAGTCCCGCTCGAAGGCCTCCACCCAGTCCATGGACTCGCGCAGCGCCTCCTCGGGGTCGGGGCGGTCCACCACCACCATCACGGTGGTGCGCCGTCCGGGGGCCATGCGCCCCGGGCCGGCCGGTCCGCGCTTCGCGTCGCTCGGTGTCGTGGTCATCGGGTCCTCCTCGGGTTCCGCGACCCGCTCGCCGGGTCCGGTGCCACCGAGGCTAGGAAGCGCCGGCGCCGGTGCGGCCGGGCCCGCCGCGGCCCGGGGCGCGGCAGGCCCGGGCCGGGACACTGTGGAGTGGCCGCCCCGAGGGGCTGTGGACGCCGGGCGGCGGCCGTGCACCGCGCCGCTAGGGTGGGGGCATGGCAACCACCGACATCACCGAGGCCGACTTCGAGAAGACCCTCACCGACCACGAGATCGTCCTCGTGGACTTCTGGGCCGACTGGTGCGGCCCCTGCAAGCGCTTCGCCCCCGTCTACGAGGAGGTCTCCGGCCGCCACGAGGACGTCGTGTTCGCCAAGGTGGACACCGAGGCCGAGCGGGGACTGGCCGCGGCCGCCAACATCACCTCCATCCCCACGCTGATGGCCTTCCGGGACAAGGTCCTCGTCTACGCCCAGCCCGGGGCGGTCAACGCCACGCAGCTCGAGGAGCTCGTCACCGCGGTCAAGGGCCTGGACATGGACGATGTCCGCGAGCAGGTGGCCAAGGCCCGGAACGAGGGCTGAACCGCCCCGCCGGTGGCCGCCCCGGCCTCCGCCACCCCGCCGGCCGGCTCAGCGGCCGCGGTGGTCCGCCGGGGCCAGCCGAGGGCCGAAGCGGCTGAACCGGTAGCCGGCCAGGCCGATCAGCCGCACCACCCGTTGCCGGTGGCCCGCGTACGGGGCCAGCAGGCGCAGCATGCCGGCGTCGTCCGTGCGGCGGCCCGTGAGCGCCTCGCCCACGTGGTGGGCCAGGTGGAAGTCACCCACGGCCACCGTGTCCGGTGCCCCGTGGGTGCGCTGGACCGTCTCCGCCGCCGTCCACGGGCCCAGGCCCGGCACCGAGCACAACCGGGCGACCACGGAGCCCGGGTCGTCCTCGGCGCCCAGGGGCTGCGCGCCCAGCCGGTCCAGGGCGCGGGCCCGCTCGGCCACCCGCAGCATGGCCCGCGACTGCGCCGGCTGCACCCAGCCGGCGTGCCACTCCCAGCTCGGCACCCGGCGTACCGCCTCCGCGGTCGGGGCCAGGCGCATCCCCTCGGGGGCGGGGGCGGGCGGGAGGTCGCCGTACCGGCGCACGAGCCATCGCCAGCCGGACCGGGCCTGGTCGTGCGTGACCTTCTGCTCGAGCACCACCATGAGCAGCTGGTCGACCACGCGGCCCGTCGCCGGCAGGCGCAGCCCCGGATGGGCCCGGCGGGCCCGCACCACGGCGGCGGGCAGTCCCGGAACGCCCGCGGCGAGCAGGGCATCGAGGCCGGACCAGTCGTCGTCGAGCCCCAGCAGGGCCGGCGCCGCGGCCACCGCGGCCCGCGCCCCCGGCCCCCAGGCCAGCACGGGGACGCGCCCCGGTTCGTGGGGGGAGGCGGCGGGCCGCACGAGCAGCGTCACGGGGTCCCCGGTGCCCGGCTGGCGGAAGACGAGCCACACCCCCTCCGGCCGGGACTGCACGGTCGGGTCCGCGTGCCCGCGCTGGAGCACCCCCAGGGTCAGGCGCACGTCCACGGGCGCCCCGGGCTCCAGGACCGCCGCGGCATCCGGGGCCGGCAGCGGGCCGATCGGGGGCAGGGAGGGCATGTCACCATTCTCCCGCACCGGCTGGTGCACCGCGCCGCCGCACCGCCCCTCGCCGCCGCGCCTCGCCGCCGGCGCGCCGCCGCCAGTCCCCGCCGGTCACGCGGATTCACGCTATTGTCCCCGCGCGCGGACCCGGCGGTAGCGTGGGGCGCATGACAGAGGAGATGCACTACGCCGAGAACGTCCTCGGGCTGATCGGCAACACCCCGCTGGTGAGGCTCAACAAGGTCACGGAGGGCATCAGGGCCACCGTCCTGGTCAAGCCCGAGTACCTCAATCCCGGCGGGTCGGTGAAGGACCGCATCGCCCTGAAGATGATCGAGAACGCCGAGGCCGAGGGCCGGCTGGCCCCGGGCGGCACCGTGGTGGAGCCCACCTCCGGCAACACCGGCGTGGGCCTGGCCCTCGTGGCCCAGCTCAAGGGCTACCACTCCGTGTTCGTCACCCCGGACAAGGTCGGCCAGGAGAAGCGGGACGTGCTGCGCGCCTACGGCGCCGAGGTGGTCGTGACGAAGACCTCCGTGGCCCCGGAGTCGGAGGAGTCCTACTACGGCGTGGCCAACCGCCTCGAGCGGGACATCCCGGGCGCCTACCAGCCCAACCAGTTCTTCAACCCCTCGGCCCCGCAGTCGCACTACGAGACGACCGGCCCCGAGATCTGGCGGGACACCGCCGGGCGCATCACCCACTTCGTCGTCGGCGCCGGCACCGGCGGCACCGTCACGGGCACCGGCCGGTACCTCAAGGAGGTCTCGGCCGACCGCGCGTCGGGCCCCGTGCGGGTCGTGGTCGCGGACCCGGACGGCTCCATCTACTCCGGCGGCACCGGCCGGCCGTACTTCGTCGAGGGCGTGGGTGAGGACATGATGCCCGGCAACTACGACCCCTCCGTCCCGGACGAGGTCATCGCCGTGGACGACGCCGCCTCCTTCGAGATGACGCGCCGGCTGGCCGCCGAG
This genomic window from Citricoccus sp. SGAir0253 contains:
- a CDS encoding DNA-3-methyladenine glycosylase gives rise to the protein MPSLPPIGPLPAPDAAAVLEPGAPVDVRLTLGVLQRGHADPTVQSRPEGVWLVFRQPGTGDPVTLLVRPAASPHEPGRVPVLAWGPGARAAVAAAPALLGLDDDWSGLDALLAAGVPGLPAAVVRARRAHPGLRLPATGRVVDQLLMVVLEQKVTHDQARSGWRWLVRRYGDLPPAPAPEGMRLAPTAEAVRRVPSWEWHAGWVQPAQSRAMLRVAERARALDRLGAQPLGAEDDPGSVVARLCSVPGLGPWTAAETVQRTHGAPDTVAVGDFHLAHHVGEALTGRRTDDAGMLRLLAPYAGHRQRVVRLIGLAGYRFSRFGPRLAPADHRGR
- the trxA gene encoding thioredoxin, yielding MATTDITEADFEKTLTDHEIVLVDFWADWCGPCKRFAPVYEEVSGRHEDVVFAKVDTEAERGLAAAANITSIPTLMAFRDKVLVYAQPGAVNATQLEELVTAVKGLDMDDVREQVAKARNEG
- a CDS encoding pyridoxal-phosphate dependent enzyme; this translates as MHYAENVLGLIGNTPLVRLNKVTEGIRATVLVKPEYLNPGGSVKDRIALKMIENAEAEGRLAPGGTVVEPTSGNTGVGLALVAQLKGYHSVFVTPDKVGQEKRDVLRAYGAEVVVTKTSVAPESEESYYGVANRLERDIPGAYQPNQFFNPSAPQSHYETTGPEIWRDTAGRITHFVVGAGTGGTVTGTGRYLKEVSADRASGPVRVVVADPDGSIYSGGTGRPYFVEGVGEDMMPGNYDPSVPDEVIAVDDAASFEMTRRLAAEEGLLVGGSSGMAVVAGLRAARDLGEDDVMVILLPDSGRGYLGKIFNASWMDEMGFETTAAESVLPAGGVPGGVPDGGAPATAGAAPGAPAGSAAAGWEGTVGDLLAAKSSLLPASLPAVVTAPKDATIAEAISTMNRYGVDALPVVGAPRDDLRVGEVLGSVTVAGLSDLLASGAARPADTVLEHAGPALPRLNVHSTLARAREALRSAPAVMATRNGVVAGIITLHDLLARVAR